In a single window of the Olivibacter sp. SDN3 genome:
- a CDS encoding dihydroxyacetone kinase subunit DhaK, whose product MKAFINDTDQVVNDSLLGVATNPDVQLLDTFPKVRVVVRRDWKKNKVAVISGGGSGHEPAHAGFVGKGMLTAAVCGDIFASPSVDAVLSAILSVTGKKGCLLIIKNYTGDRLNFGLAAEQARALGLRVETITVGDDIALGKEVQRRGLAGTVFVQKVAGQLAEEGKSLDKIVDSAQKVVNHTVSIGLSLTDSRHFDQEEPTRLKSEEAEIGLGIHGEPGAEIISYEQADKLVAKAVQKLRASLPKTKAKYALLLNNMGSVSPIEMNILIHAFAKTRLAKQVSYLVGPAPIMSSINMSGFSLSLVLLNDEIERTLLKRVGPSSWHISRFTTPGKIKSPKLPEIIPYKSSSNKAVKQLLEKISSLLISLEKEMNALDNKVGDGDAGTTFAHAGRKIKSVLNKLPLNDNSKLLLSIGRLLAREAGGSSGVLLSILFTAAGNAFPDKKELGGALMVGLEKMKELGGADLGDRTMIDALQPAFEAMEADKSLGEIAEAARKGAEDTKKITKTKSGRSSYLSARNLKDIPDPGAEIVARILEELKK is encoded by the coding sequence ATGAAAGCCTTTATAAATGACACAGATCAGGTCGTTAATGATTCGTTGTTGGGCGTCGCAACTAATCCTGATGTACAACTATTAGATACGTTCCCAAAAGTACGTGTCGTTGTGCGCAGAGATTGGAAAAAAAATAAAGTGGCCGTCATTTCTGGTGGAGGTTCTGGACATGAGCCTGCTCATGCAGGATTTGTTGGAAAAGGGATGCTTACTGCCGCTGTATGTGGAGATATCTTTGCTTCTCCATCCGTAGATGCGGTGCTATCTGCGATTTTGAGTGTAACAGGAAAGAAAGGTTGCTTGCTAATTATTAAGAACTATACCGGCGATCGGCTGAATTTTGGCCTGGCCGCTGAGCAAGCCAGAGCCCTAGGCCTTCGCGTGGAGACAATTACCGTAGGAGATGATATTGCGTTAGGTAAAGAAGTGCAAAGGAGAGGTTTGGCGGGAACTGTTTTTGTACAAAAAGTGGCTGGACAATTGGCGGAAGAAGGTAAATCTTTAGATAAAATTGTCGACAGTGCACAAAAGGTCGTCAATCATACGGTGTCTATTGGATTGTCGCTAACCGATAGCAGGCATTTTGATCAGGAGGAGCCTACACGCTTAAAATCCGAAGAGGCGGAGATTGGCTTGGGTATTCATGGCGAGCCAGGTGCAGAAATTATTTCTTATGAACAGGCTGATAAGTTGGTTGCTAAGGCCGTGCAGAAATTAAGGGCTAGTTTGCCAAAGACAAAGGCTAAATATGCGCTTTTATTAAATAATATGGGAAGTGTAAGCCCTATAGAAATGAATATCCTTATTCATGCATTTGCTAAAACAAGACTCGCTAAACAGGTAAGTTACCTCGTTGGTCCCGCGCCCATCATGTCGTCTATTAATATGAGTGGATTTTCGCTTTCTCTTGTGTTGCTGAATGATGAGATTGAGCGTACGTTGTTGAAGCGTGTCGGACCGTCGTCATGGCACATAAGCCGTTTTACAACGCCAGGTAAAATAAAAAGTCCTAAACTACCTGAAATTATTCCCTACAAGTCTTCTTCCAATAAAGCGGTAAAACAGCTGTTGGAGAAAATTAGTTCACTTCTCATTTCACTGGAAAAGGAAATGAACGCATTAGATAATAAAGTGGGTGATGGAGACGCCGGAACAACTTTTGCTCATGCAGGCAGAAAGATAAAATCTGTTTTAAATAAATTACCATTAAATGATAATTCGAAGCTGTTGTTAAGTATAGGCAGGCTTTTGGCGCGCGAGGCAGGAGGGTCAAGTGGGGTATTGCTATCGATATTGTTTACAGCTGCGGGAAATGCATTTCCTGATAAAAAAGAGTTGGGTGGGGCTTTGATGGTGGGGCTGGAAAAAATGAAAGAACTGGGTGGAGCTGATTTAGGCGATCGCACAATGATAGATGCTTTGCAGCCAGCTTTTGAGGCTATGGAGGCCGATAAGTCTCTGGGAGAAATTGCCGAAGCCGCGAGAAAGGGGGCCGAGGACACAAAAAAAATTACAAAGACAAAATCGGGTCGATCTTCTTATCTCTCCGCGCGGAATCTAAAAGATATTCCAGATCCTGGGGCGGAAATAGTAGCTCGTATTTTGGAAGAGCTGAAAAAATAA
- a CDS encoding arylesterase, protein MHLRSIILSIVTLLTVSCTNNRNENSKDGQKDTSEKEMREPSEEQKYMLFFGNSLTAGYGLDSQEEAFPALIQEKIDSLALPYEVTNAGLSGETSAGGNERIDWLLKQPVDIFVLELGANDGLRGIETKTTYQNLASIIRKVKEANPNCKLLLAGMMVPPSMGTAYAKEFQAIFPRLAEEYQMTLIPFLLDGVGGNTELNQQDGIHPTAAGQRIIAENVWKILEPLLIQ, encoded by the coding sequence ATGCACTTAAGATCTATTATATTATCAATTGTTACATTGCTTACAGTATCCTGTACCAACAACCGTAATGAAAACAGTAAGGACGGGCAAAAAGATACAAGTGAAAAGGAAATGCGAGAACCTTCTGAAGAGCAAAAATACATGCTGTTTTTTGGCAATAGCCTTACGGCAGGATATGGACTGGATAGTCAGGAAGAAGCCTTTCCTGCGCTCATTCAAGAGAAAATAGATTCCTTGGCGTTGCCCTATGAGGTGACCAATGCGGGGCTCAGTGGAGAGACCAGTGCCGGCGGAAATGAACGTATTGATTGGCTACTAAAGCAACCGGTGGATATTTTTGTGCTTGAACTTGGTGCAAATGATGGACTAAGAGGCATTGAAACAAAAACAACTTATCAAAATCTGGCAAGTATTATCAGGAAAGTAAAGGAGGCGAATCCCAATTGTAAACTTTTATTGGCAGGGATGATGGTTCCACCAAGTATGGGTACAGCTTATGCAAAAGAATTTCAAGCGATTTTCCCAAGGTTGGCAGAAGAATACCAAATGACGCTTATCCCTTTTTTATTGGATGGAGTGGGAGGTAACACCGAACTTAACCAACAGGACGGTATCCACCCTACGGCTGCCGGACAAAGAATTATAGCAGAAAATGTTTGGAAGATATTGGAACCACTTCTTATACAATAG
- a CDS encoding (deoxy)nucleoside triphosphate pyrophosphohydrolase has translation MEHYKVVAAVIVHNDEILCVQKGEHKFDYLRHKYEFPGGKVESGEREEDALIREIDEELGLAISVDRKIAVVNHQYPDFMITLAAYLCVSSIRKVELTEHIDAKWLPRSALKTLHWAGADQPIVQFLLNSSF, from the coding sequence ATGGAGCATTACAAAGTGGTAGCAGCAGTTATAGTACATAATGACGAAATCCTTTGTGTACAAAAAGGCGAACATAAATTTGACTACCTCCGCCATAAATATGAGTTCCCAGGGGGAAAAGTGGAGTCTGGCGAGCGGGAAGAAGATGCTCTGATAAGGGAAATTGATGAGGAGCTTGGGCTAGCGATTAGTGTTGATCGTAAAATTGCGGTCGTAAATCATCAATATCCTGATTTTATGATTACGTTAGCAGCTTATTTATGTGTGAGTTCTATAAGGAAAGTTGAACTTACCGAACATATAGATGCTAAATGGTTACCCAGGTCAGCGTTGAAAACGCTTCATTGGGCGGGGGCAGACCAACCGATTGTGCAATTCCTGCTAAATAGTAGTTTTTAA
- a CDS encoding ABC transporter permease, which yields MAWRDSRKNRSRLLFFISSIVLGIAALVAIAAFGDNLKQEINDQAASLIGADLEVSSNKPLTGPAQELIDSLITLSDAHAEEQQFASMVRFTKNGGTRLVQIRTLAGAYPFYGQLETLPTQAANTFLTDQKVLIDKTLLLQFEAEVGDSVQLGNLTFQIAGSLLSEPGKTAISGSVSPSVFMPLALLEQTGLSQKGSRINYKYYFRFATNYKVDELIESLDERLEQLNLRTSTIATTQENTGRSFADLTDFLGLVGFVALMLGCLGVSSAIHVYVKEKLLSVAILRCLGVSSLQAFLIYLVQIIGIGLIGAILGALLGTLVQQTLPIVLQDFLPVRVDNAVSWRAILQGIIIGLCMAVLFALIPLISVRHVSPLRTLRVDDDEVSGAFNDRIKWAIYLLILLFIAGFARFQLNSWYQTLSFIVGIIVAFGLLYGVAILLIKGLRRYTPTSWPYVWRQGFANLYRPNNQTVMLMVAVGLGTALIASLFFTQGLLLNRIMLSTSGTQPNMVLFDVQSAQKDQVTALTRKLKLPIMQEVPVVTMQLTAIKGYTAADLRKDSTIDISSRAFGGEIRSTYRNKLTDSEKITSGRWTGKVLNGDTARISLDKRYAERLGVIVGDHLQFNVQGVSIPTIIGSLRDVDWNRMQTNFRVVFPLGVIDDAPQFHVIMTKVPNDQAAAYFQQEVVKQFPNVSIIDLGLVLSVLDTILDKIGFVIQFIGAFSILTGVVVLVASVMISKYQRIRENVLLRTMGASRKQIFAITACEYLSLGLLASLTGIILALIASFLLATFVFEASFRPNLMVILILLCSVSGLTLAIGLFNSRSTLNQPPLVVLRKD from the coding sequence ATGGCTTGGCGTGATAGCCGCAAAAACCGTTCGAGGTTATTGTTTTTCATTTCTTCCATTGTATTAGGTATTGCCGCTTTGGTCGCTATTGCAGCTTTTGGCGACAACCTAAAGCAAGAAATCAACGATCAGGCAGCCAGTTTAATAGGAGCAGATTTGGAAGTAAGCAGCAATAAACCGCTAACTGGCCCCGCTCAAGAATTGATTGATTCTTTGATTACGCTCAGCGACGCACATGCCGAGGAACAGCAATTTGCCTCTATGGTACGTTTCACAAAAAACGGAGGTACCCGTTTAGTGCAAATAAGAACTTTGGCAGGAGCTTATCCTTTTTATGGGCAACTGGAAACTTTACCTACCCAAGCGGCCAATACCTTTCTAACGGACCAAAAAGTACTGATAGATAAAACATTACTATTGCAGTTTGAGGCGGAGGTGGGCGACTCTGTACAATTGGGTAATCTAACCTTTCAGATTGCGGGATCATTGCTTAGTGAGCCTGGTAAAACAGCCATATCCGGTTCTGTTTCACCCAGTGTTTTTATGCCATTAGCATTGCTTGAACAAACGGGACTTTCACAAAAAGGGAGCCGCATCAATTATAAATATTATTTCCGTTTTGCAACTAACTACAAAGTGGATGAGCTAATAGAAAGTCTAGATGAACGGCTGGAACAGTTGAACCTCCGTACTTCTACCATTGCTACTACCCAAGAAAATACAGGCAGGTCTTTTGCCGATCTCACAGATTTTCTTGGACTCGTTGGTTTCGTCGCTCTGATGCTCGGCTGCTTGGGCGTATCCAGTGCTATACATGTCTACGTTAAAGAGAAATTATTAAGTGTTGCCATTTTGCGCTGTTTAGGAGTGAGCTCCCTTCAAGCTTTCCTTATTTATCTGGTGCAGATTATAGGTATCGGGTTAATTGGGGCGATATTAGGTGCTCTCCTCGGCACGCTAGTGCAACAAACATTACCTATTGTGCTTCAAGATTTTTTACCGGTAAGGGTAGATAACGCGGTCTCTTGGCGGGCCATCCTTCAGGGCATCATCATTGGCCTTTGCATGGCCGTGCTTTTTGCCCTCATCCCATTAATTAGTGTGCGCCATGTTTCACCTCTACGCACCCTCAGGGTAGATGATGATGAAGTATCAGGCGCTTTTAACGATCGTATCAAATGGGCAATTTACCTGTTGATATTGTTGTTCATCGCCGGATTTGCCCGCTTCCAGCTAAATAGTTGGTACCAAACGCTCTCCTTTATAGTAGGCATTATAGTAGCCTTCGGTTTACTTTACGGAGTAGCCATCCTATTAATCAAAGGGTTAAGGCGGTATACCCCCACTTCCTGGCCATATGTTTGGCGACAAGGCTTCGCCAATTTATACCGCCCTAATAACCAAACGGTGATGCTTATGGTGGCCGTTGGGCTTGGTACAGCACTAATAGCCTCACTCTTTTTCACACAAGGGCTATTACTCAATCGGATCATGCTATCTACCTCAGGGACGCAGCCCAATATGGTATTATTTGATGTACAATCGGCACAGAAAGATCAAGTTACAGCACTTACACGTAAGTTAAAGCTTCCTATAATGCAAGAAGTGCCTGTGGTAACCATGCAATTAACCGCCATAAAAGGTTACACTGCGGCAGATCTACGTAAAGATAGCACCATCGATATATCTTCAAGGGCATTTGGTGGAGAGATTAGGTCTACCTACCGCAATAAATTAACCGACTCGGAGAAAATTACCAGCGGCCGCTGGACAGGTAAAGTATTGAATGGAGATACCGCTCGTATATCGCTAGATAAACGTTATGCCGAACGCCTTGGCGTAATTGTGGGAGATCATCTACAGTTCAACGTACAGGGCGTGTCTATACCTACAATAATAGGCAGCTTACGCGATGTTGATTGGAACAGGATGCAGACCAACTTTAGAGTTGTCTTTCCTCTTGGTGTGATTGATGATGCTCCACAGTTCCATGTGATTATGACGAAAGTACCAAATGACCAGGCCGCTGCATATTTTCAACAGGAGGTAGTAAAACAATTCCCAAATGTATCCATAATTGATCTCGGACTGGTATTGAGTGTGTTAGACACCATTTTAGATAAAATAGGCTTTGTCATCCAATTTATCGGAGCATTTAGTATCCTTACGGGTGTTGTAGTGCTAGTAGCTTCGGTAATGATAAGCAAATATCAGCGCATACGCGAAAATGTATTGCTCAGAACGATGGGAGCCAGTCGAAAACAGATTTTTGCCATTACAGCCTGTGAATATCTTTCACTTGGTCTGTTAGCCTCATTAACAGGCATTATACTAGCCTTAATTGCTAGTTTTTTACTGGCCACTTTCGTTTTTGAAGCATCGTTCAGGCCAAATTTGATGGTTATACTGATACTGCTATGTAGTGTATCCGGGCTAACCTTGGCGATTGGCCTTTTTAACAGTCGGTCTACGTTAAATCAACCGCCATTAGTTGTATTGAGGAAAGATTAA
- a CDS encoding helix-turn-helix domain-containing protein, with the protein MTGAKKKVKMIIDGKNVAFKLNDKTYHCALDITMDFIGGKWKCVVLWYLKSGKLRFTEIKQYIPDITEKMLSIQLKALERDGLVTREVYGEKPPIRVEYSLSEFGKTLIPAIDTIAKWGRELGENKGKLIKLK; encoded by the coding sequence TTGACAGGTGCAAAAAAAAAAGTCAAGATGATTATTGATGGTAAAAATGTGGCTTTTAAGTTAAATGATAAAACCTATCATTGTGCCCTGGATATTACAATGGACTTCATTGGTGGAAAATGGAAGTGTGTGGTACTGTGGTATTTGAAGTCTGGCAAACTTAGATTTACGGAAATTAAACAGTATATACCAGATATTACAGAAAAAATGTTGAGCATCCAACTCAAGGCATTAGAAAGAGACGGATTGGTAACTCGGGAAGTATATGGAGAAAAACCTCCTATTAGGGTAGAATATTCGCTTTCTGAATTTGGAAAAACACTTATCCCTGCTATAGATACTATCGCTAAATGGGGTAGAGAACTGGGAGAAAATAAAGGTAAATTGATAAAGCTTAAATAA
- the pepE gene encoding dipeptidase PepE produces the protein MKNVILASTSTLYGEAYLTYLKEEITSLFNNVSELIFIPFARPGGISYELYMQNVSNFFALLNIRVKGLHDFQDPAEAINMAQGIFTGGGNTFLLVKTLHELGVMKILKETIENGTPYLGTSAGSNIGGVTMQTTNDMPIVYPPDFKTMGLVPFNINAHYLDPVPGSKHNGETRETRIREFHVFNDIPVVGLREGSWIRVKGNNISTEGKYTSKIFLPNKEAFELMPGAAIDLGKHGSEG, from the coding sequence ATGAAAAATGTGATTTTGGCCAGTACATCAACATTGTATGGTGAGGCGTATCTGACCTATCTTAAAGAGGAGATTACCTCACTTTTTAACAATGTGTCGGAATTGATATTTATACCTTTTGCTCGTCCGGGAGGTATCTCCTACGAGTTATATATGCAAAATGTATCAAACTTTTTTGCTTTACTGAATATTCGTGTAAAAGGTCTACATGATTTTCAGGACCCAGCAGAGGCTATCAATATGGCACAAGGTATTTTTACTGGCGGTGGTAATACCTTTTTACTGGTAAAAACATTACACGAACTTGGTGTAATGAAAATCTTAAAGGAAACAATAGAAAATGGTACGCCATATTTGGGCACCAGCGCTGGCAGCAATATTGGAGGGGTAACTATGCAAACCACCAACGATATGCCCATCGTATATCCGCCCGATTTTAAAACCATGGGCTTGGTGCCTTTCAATATCAATGCGCATTACCTCGATCCAGTTCCCGGCTCAAAACATAATGGTGAAACAAGAGAAACGCGTATACGCGAATTTCATGTGTTTAACGATATTCCTGTTGTGGGTCTACGTGAAGGTAGCTGGATACGGGTAAAAGGAAACAATATCAGCACTGAAGGAAAATATACTTCGAAAATTTTTTTGCCAAATAAAGAGGCATTTGAATTGATGCCAGGCGCTGCAATTGACTTAGGTAAACATGGTAGTGAGGGATAA
- a CDS encoding sulfatase: MKKIICYLLLCWLMAGCKESAQEKPNIVFVLADDISWDDIGCYGNQAIRTPHIDQLAQEGLQFTNFYVTSSSCSPSRTSILTGRYPHNTGAAELHTELPAELSYFPELLKNAGYFSALVGKWHEGENTRRAYDTLLVDKKINGEGGEEQWISLLQNRPKDRPFVFWLAPYDAHRDWSDDDQFSKPYKPEEVRVPPTLLDTEETRKDLASYYNEITRLDAHIGKLREELHGQGITENTIVIFMADNARPFPGSKTRLLDRGTRTPFLICWPKGIAHPGKSVDALVSSIDIAPTLLKLSGVEVAESFQGESFATLLDEPDKDFRQYIFTEHNWHDYEAYERAVRTKDFLYIRNERPQYANEGPIDANQSPSAKALKDNLHLLNDYQVEALKKPRSKEEFFNNKEDHLQEFNLIDDPAYGGEIDELRKVLKRWQEDTGDSLPQRLTPDWYDRNTGQPLPEKNKRGEMPGASKVATKVNKKGPF; the protein is encoded by the coding sequence ATGAAAAAAATAATATGCTATTTACTGTTGTGCTGGTTAATGGCAGGTTGTAAAGAGTCGGCACAGGAAAAGCCAAATATCGTATTTGTGCTGGCAGATGATATCAGCTGGGATGATATTGGTTGCTACGGTAACCAGGCGATCCGCACACCGCATATTGACCAGCTTGCACAAGAAGGGCTTCAGTTTACTAATTTTTATGTAACTTCCAGCTCTTGCAGCCCAAGCCGCACCAGTATTTTGACCGGTCGCTATCCGCATAATACAGGTGCTGCGGAATTACATACCGAACTTCCGGCGGAACTTAGCTATTTTCCTGAACTGTTAAAAAACGCTGGATATTTTTCGGCTTTAGTCGGTAAATGGCACGAAGGCGAAAATACCCGTAGGGCTTATGACACCTTGTTGGTAGATAAAAAAATCAACGGTGAGGGGGGCGAGGAACAATGGATAAGCTTATTGCAGAATCGACCAAAAGATAGACCATTTGTTTTTTGGTTAGCGCCTTATGATGCCCACAGGGACTGGTCGGATGACGACCAGTTTAGCAAGCCCTACAAACCGGAGGAGGTGCGTGTACCGCCAACGCTGCTGGATACGGAGGAAACACGAAAAGATCTAGCGTCTTACTATAATGAAATTACCCGTCTTGACGCACATATAGGCAAATTGCGTGAAGAATTGCATGGCCAGGGAATTACAGAAAATACGATCGTTATTTTTATGGCAGATAATGCGCGTCCTTTTCCCGGAAGTAAAACGCGTTTACTGGATAGGGGTACCCGTACACCCTTCTTGATCTGTTGGCCTAAAGGTATTGCGCATCCGGGAAAATCGGTTGATGCACTGGTAAGTAGTATCGATATAGCGCCTACCTTACTTAAGTTGAGTGGAGTAGAAGTGGCGGAAAGTTTTCAGGGGGAGAGCTTTGCCACGTTGTTGGATGAGCCTGACAAGGATTTTCGGCAATATATCTTTACCGAGCATAATTGGCATGATTACGAAGCCTATGAACGTGCGGTTCGAACCAAAGATTTTCTTTATATCCGTAATGAAAGGCCACAATACGCAAACGAGGGGCCTATCGATGCCAATCAGAGTCCGTCGGCAAAGGCCTTGAAAGATAATCTTCATCTGTTGAATGATTACCAGGTAGAAGCACTGAAGAAGCCCCGGTCAAAAGAGGAATTTTTCAATAATAAGGAAGATCACTTACAAGAATTTAACTTGATAGATGACCCTGCATATGGCGGTGAAATCGACGAGTTGAGAAAAGTATTGAAGCGGTGGCAGGAAGATACGGGAGATAGTTTGCCTCAGCGTTTAACTCCGGATTGGTACGATCGTAATACCGGCCAACCATTACCAGAGAAAAACAAAAGGGGTGAGATGCCCGGTGCATCCAAAGTTGCGACAAAAGTAAACAAAAAAGGCCCCTTTTAA
- a CDS encoding secondary thiamine-phosphate synthase enzyme YjbQ, with product MKIYQQDIQLRERPRGFHLITNDIISNFHEIKQIETGICQVFIQHTSASLTINENADGSVRQDFSMYFNKLVPENDPDYRHDYEGADDMPAHLKSSILGSFVSIPIRQGKLALGTWQGIYLCEHRNYGGKRKLVVTAWGI from the coding sequence ATGAAGATATACCAGCAGGATATACAATTAAGGGAAAGGCCAAGAGGCTTTCATTTAATCACCAACGATATTATCAGCAATTTCCATGAGATTAAACAGATAGAAACCGGTATCTGTCAGGTATTTATTCAGCACACCTCAGCTTCATTAACAATAAACGAAAACGCCGACGGCTCTGTCAGACAAGATTTTTCCATGTATTTTAACAAGCTCGTTCCCGAGAATGATCCTGATTACCGCCACGACTATGAAGGGGCTGACGATATGCCTGCCCATCTAAAATCATCGATATTGGGAAGTTTCGTTAGTATCCCCATTCGTCAAGGTAAACTGGCTCTTGGCACCTGGCAGGGTATCTATCTTTGTGAACACCGCAATTATGGCGGGAAAAGAAAATTGGTCGTTACGGCTTGGGGAATATAA
- a CDS encoding short chain dehydrogenase: MKILIIGGNGTIGKKVTQRLSANHEVITAGRSSGDIQVDIRSEESIKYLFDSIKTIDACICTAASGTMDNFKTLTQAKLHENMQGKLFGQMNLVLIGQHFLNDGGSFTLTSGIFADHPAKGVTGGGVISGALHSFILSAALELDRGLRVNAVSPGMAEESAKDFASFFPDLTPIPMQNIEKAYVRCIEENINGEILKVYK, translated from the coding sequence ATGAAAATACTAATCATTGGTGGTAACGGTACTATTGGAAAAAAAGTAACACAACGATTATCCGCCAACCATGAAGTCATTACGGCAGGAAGGTCCAGTGGAGATATTCAGGTTGACATCCGCTCAGAAGAATCAATCAAATATCTTTTTGATTCTATAAAAACTATTGATGCCTGTATCTGTACAGCTGCTTCGGGAACTATGGACAATTTCAAAACCCTAACACAAGCCAAATTGCATGAAAATATGCAAGGTAAATTATTCGGTCAGATGAACCTCGTTTTAATCGGTCAGCATTTCTTAAACGATGGAGGTTCTTTCACTTTAACATCGGGCATATTTGCCGATCATCCTGCAAAAGGGGTTACGGGTGGCGGCGTAATTAGTGGTGCATTACACAGTTTCATCTTATCAGCTGCTCTTGAGCTAGATAGAGGTTTAAGGGTAAATGCGGTAAGCCCGGGAATGGCGGAAGAATCCGCAAAAGATTTCGCATCATTTTTTCCCGATTTAACACCTATTCCTATGCAAAACATTGAAAAAGCCTACGTTAGGTGTATAGAAGAAAACATCAACGGTGAAATATTAAAGGTATACAAATAA
- a CDS encoding ABC transporter ATP-binding protein gives MYRTMLSVKNISKIYQSGLKTLTVLDNISFDVAPGETASIVGPSGSGKTTLLGLCAGLDRYDSGSITLNGTLLDKLDEDGLAKLRNLHIGFVFQNFQLLPTLTALENVMVPMELQGVSNVQKQGLELLDKVGLSNRADHYPTQLSGGEQQRIALARAFSNRPKILFADEPTGNLDTETGQKIEQLLFELNKDAGTTLILVTHDLDLAAKTEHVIRLKGGVLV, from the coding sequence ATTTATAGAACAATGCTCAGTGTAAAAAATATTTCAAAGATTTACCAAAGTGGTCTTAAAACCTTAACAGTGTTAGATAACATCAGTTTTGATGTTGCTCCTGGAGAAACTGCATCGATTGTTGGTCCTTCGGGGAGTGGAAAAACGACCTTGTTGGGACTTTGTGCGGGCCTTGACCGCTACGACAGTGGTAGTATTACTTTAAATGGGACATTGTTAGATAAACTGGATGAAGACGGGTTGGCAAAACTTCGAAACTTACATATTGGCTTTGTATTTCAAAATTTCCAATTACTACCTACTTTAACTGCACTCGAAAACGTGATGGTTCCGATGGAGCTACAGGGTGTTTCCAATGTTCAGAAACAAGGTTTAGAACTGCTCGATAAGGTTGGGTTGTCCAATCGTGCTGACCATTATCCCACCCAACTTTCGGGCGGTGAACAGCAACGTATTGCCTTAGCGAGGGCTTTTTCCAATAGGCCTAAAATTCTATTTGCTGATGAACCAACCGGAAACCTAGATACTGAAACCGGACAAAAAATTGAACAATTACTTTTTGAATTGAATAAAGATGCAGGTACTACATTAATATTGGTTACACACGACCTGGATCTAGCAGCTAAAACGGAACATGTTATCCGGTTAAAGGGAGGGGTATTAGTGTGA